The sequence below is a genomic window from Draconibacterium halophilum.
ACCGAGAATGGCAAAAGGAACCAGACCAATGAAAACTTGTTTCCGAAAAAGAGAATAGGTAAGCTCTTTTAATTTAGCAGGTGTTTGGTCGAGTGTTTTTGCATTTTGAATGTAAACACTGGATATTGAAATGCTTAACAACTGAACGGGCACGCTGATGTAGCGATGCGAAAAGGAATAAAGGCCCAGCATTTTATCGCCAAAAAATGGTTTGAAAAGAAATACGGGGAGTTGACTGCTTACAAAATTCATCACCTCTGAAACGATTGAAAACTTAGGAAATTTAATGTAACGCTGTGCCAGCGCCTTTTCCTCAACATTAAATTTTCCGAGACGGAAATGACTTGCTTCATCAACTTTAAACGAGAATATGATAAAGGTTAAAAGTTGCGCAACTACAGCTCCCAAAAACAGTCCTGTGGACGGAAATAAAAAAAATGCGCATTGCAAAACGCCTGTCAAAAAAGCACGGCTAATTTCTAAAATCGAAAGCCGGCGAAACTGTTTTTTGCTGATATAAATATTCCGGATCAATTGAATAGCACTAAAAAAGTAGGCATATAAAGGGACAAGGAGTAAATGCAGTTTTTGGTTGGTATCCGGCTGCCAAACCAGAATAATTAGACCAACTATTGCCAGCATAATTAAATTTACTCCGGAATTAATTTTCTGGGCAAAACTGCCAATGAGTTTTCGTTCGTTTGGTGTATCAACCAGAATAATTGCTTTTTCGTATTTGCCCGTTGATACAATCGAAAGTACCGATGCAATGGTCAGGTAAAGTACAAAATCGCCAAACTGTTCAGGAGCATACAAACGGGCAATCGCCAAGGCAAAAACAAAAGGAACAGCACGGGCTAGCACCATTCCGGTAAAAAGGGAGGCAATGTTTTTATAAAAATCACTTTGATTAAACCGGTGAAATCTATTTCTGAAATAACTGGAAATATTCATGCGTTTAAAACACGATGTTTTTATT
It includes:
- a CDS encoding oligosaccharide flippase family protein — translated: MNISSYFRNRFHRFNQSDFYKNIASLFTGMVLARAVPFVFALAIARLYAPEQFGDFVLYLTIASVLSIVSTGKYEKAIILVDTPNERKLIGSFAQKINSGVNLIMLAIVGLIILVWQPDTNQKLHLLLVPLYAYFFSAIQLIRNIYISKKQFRRLSILEISRAFLTGVLQCAFFLFPSTGLFLGAVVAQLLTFIIFSFKVDEASHFRLGKFNVEEKALAQRYIKFPKFSIVSEVMNFVSSQLPVFLFKPFFGDKMLGLYSFSHRYISVPVQLLSISISSVYIQNAKTLDQTPAKLKELTYSLFRKQVFIGLVPFAILGFWGQQIFSVLFGSEWAFSGYLAQFIAPWLYFVMLGSPLSAILIVKEKQNVSMWYNILLLITRVASLVVGGLILKDVVSTVVLYSLSGVLFFAFLTIYSLFLAGVNLKQAGIYFFKMILLIIPIALLKIWL